The sequence below is a genomic window from Streptomyces sp. V1I1.
TGTCGAGCAGGATGCCTTCACTCACGTACGGGTCGACGAGTCGCCGGACCGACGGCACATCGCTGGTCCTGGCCCGTCTGACGGTGATGGCATTTGCTGCGGCATAAGGCATGCCCCGACGCTATCGCTCCGGGGACGTCCCGCCGTCGGCGGCCTCGTCGCCGGGAACCTGGCCCTGAACCTCGGCAGGAACCCCGCCAGGAACCTCGCCCTGAACATCCCCCTGAACGAGTCGGACCGCGGCAAGGAGCGCTTCACGCTGCTCGGGCGACATCATGCCGAAGAAGGCGACAAGTGCGGCCGCCGGGTTGTCGCTCTTGGACCAGGCTTCGTTCATCAGTGCGGCCGAGTACGCAGCCCGGGTGGAGACCGCCGTATATCGATAGGCGCGGCCGTCGACTTCTCGGCGGACCCAGCCCTTCTGATGGAGATTGTCCATTACGGTCATGACGGTGGTGTAGGCGATGGACCGTTCCTGCTGAAGGTCTTCGAGGACTTCCCGGACGGTGACCGGCCGGTTCCATTGCCAGACGCGTGTCATGACGGCGTCTTCCAGCTCTCCCAATTGGCGAGGCACATAACCACCATAGTGGGAGACCTCGGAATGGCTGGTTATTGACGTAACAAAAAAGGACGTACGGCTAAAAATCGGCCGTACGTCCTCAGTGTGCGACGGCATCAGTCGCCGCGGCCGGCCTGCTTGGCGGACTGCGCGCGAGCCACGGCGGCGTCCACGATCGCGTCCTCCTTGGCCTTGTTCGGGCCGCCCTGGCTCTTGACGATCGTCACGACCAGAGCGGTGAAGAAGACGGCCATCACCACTGGGGGCAGGAGCGCGGATACGTAGTCCATGGCTCCCAGAGTAGCTATCCGGCCGCGAGCTGTTCGGGCGGGGGCACGGGCCGGCGGCGCGGCGGAAAGACCTCGGACGGCTTCGGCACCGGCTTCTCGCCCGGCGCGGGCGGCTTGGGCTGGGGTTTCTGCTGCGGTTTCTGCTGGGGCTTCTGCTGCGGTTTGGGGTCCTCGGCAGCGCGGCCGCCGACGAGCGCGAGGAGCCGGGTGCGGGGGGCCGGGGCGGTGACCGCGGCCCGCACCGCGCGGCCGGCCAGCCGGGCGCGTACGGACTGCTCGGCGAGCGTCTGGCAACGGTGCAGCACGGCGGCTCCGACGGGGTTGGAGCGCAGCGTGCGCAGCGCGGCCAGGTCTTCGGGGCGTGGGTGGTAGCCGGTGGCCAGGGCGTCCTGGAGGAGCTCCAGATAGCCCGCGGCGGAGCCGGGGAGCGCTTCGCGGTAGCGGACAAGGTCGGCGAGGAGGAACGTACGCAGTCGGCCGGCCTCGCGTACCGCCTCGTCCACGGAATCGGCCAGACGCAGAGCGTCCTGGACGTCGTCGTCGGCGAGAGGGACGGGATGGAGGGCGATGGCGAGGGCGCGTCGGAGCACACGCAGCTCGTCTGCGCTGAAGGCCATGCCGCCGCGGGATCCGTATGGCGTGGGCATGGGCCGACGATACGTGCGACTTGGACAAAATCGGGTTAATTGAGCAAGCCCGGGCGCGGCGGATGCGGTGCCGCGGCTGGGCCGCGGGGTGCGGGGTGCGTTGCGCGGGTCGTGGGGTGGCCCGGTGCCGTGGCGTGCGGGGGTCCGCGGCGCGGGCTGCGGGGTTGCCCGGTGCCGTGCGGCGCGGGTTCCGGGGCCCCTCCGGGCTCGACTCCTCGGGGTCGGCGGCATCAAGGGGTCCGTATTGATCACCGCGTCCGGCCGCCGATCCCCTGCGGGGACGACCCTGCACGGCCCCTCCCACCAGCAGGCACCCGGTCCGGGCCCGCCCCCTGGAAACCCGGAAACGCCGGGGTTCGCCCGCGGGCCGACCCTGCACGGTCCCTCCCCACCCGGAGGGGCGGTAGCACGGGAGGGTCAGCCCGCGAAACCACCCACCGGAGGGCAACCAGCAACGCCCCTGGCCCACGAGCACCACGACCCCGTGAAATCTGGGAACGTCACATCCGGGAGACGTTCCGCTCGTAGACCAGGCGCAGGCCGATCAGCGTCAGCCACGGCTCGTGCTCGTCTATCGCCGACGCCTCGCCCAGCACCATCGGGGCCAGGCCGCCGGTCGCGATCACGGTGACCTCGTCCGGGTCGTCCGCGAGCTCGACCTTCATGCGCCGTACAACGCCGTCGACCTGGCCCGCGAAGCCGTACACAATGCCGGACTGCATCGCCTCGACGGTGTTCTTGCCGATCACGCTGCGCGGGCGGGCCAGCTCGATCTTGCGGAGCTGGGCGCCCTTCACGCCGAGCGCCTCGACGGAGATCTCGATGCCCGGGGCGATCACGCCGCCCGCGTACTCGCCGCGCGCGCTGACCGCGTCGAAGGTCGTCGCCGTGCCGAAGTCGACGACGATCGCCGGGCCGCCGTACAGGTCGACGGCGGCGACCGCGTTGATGATGCGGTCCGCGCCGACCTCCTTGGGGTTGTCCATCAGGATCGGTACGCCGGTCTTGATGCCGGGCTCGACGAGGACCGCCGGCACGTCGCCGTAGTAGCGGCGGGTCACCTCGCGCAGCTCGTGCAGGACGGAGGGGACGGTGGAGCAGATGGCGATGCCCTCGATGCCGTCGCCCAACTCGTCGCCGAGCAGCGGGTG
It includes:
- a CDS encoding BlaI/MecI/CopY family transcriptional regulator codes for the protein MPRQLGELEDAVMTRVWQWNRPVTVREVLEDLQQERSIAYTTVMTVMDNLHQKGWVRREVDGRAYRYTAVSTRAAYSAALMNEAWSKSDNPAAALVAFFGMMSPEQREALLAAVRLVQGDVQGEVPGGVPAEVQGQVPGDEAADGGTSPER
- a CDS encoding type III pantothenate kinase, producing the protein MLLTIDVGNTHTVLGLFDGEEIVEHWRISTDARRTADELAVLLQGLMGMHPLLGDELGDGIEGIAICSTVPSVLHELREVTRRYYGDVPAVLVEPGIKTGVPILMDNPKEVGADRIINAVAAVDLYGGPAIVVDFGTATTFDAVSARGEYAGGVIAPGIEISVEALGVKGAQLRKIELARPRSVIGKNTVEAMQSGIVYGFAGQVDGVVRRMKVELADDPDEVTVIATGGLAPMVLGEASAIDEHEPWLTLIGLRLVYERNVSRM